A region from the Pelobates fuscus isolate aPelFus1 chromosome 1, aPelFus1.pri, whole genome shotgun sequence genome encodes:
- the TRIM21 gene encoding E3 ubiquitin-protein ligase TRIM21: protein MASADLRDELTCCICLNIYTDPATLTCGHSYCRVCITRTWDNQEERENSCPECRRRFRVRPELERNLRMCNMAESFRSTHPEQEVVGIPCTYCIHSSVPAAKTCLLCEASLCETHLRVHSQSAEHILTEPTTSLGNRKCSVHKKVLEYYCSVDAACICVSCSLAGDHRGHQVETLNKASEKKKEKLRNILQKLISKREEAEKRVQNLQKLRKEVPEKAAGVTEEVTALIRGIREHLEALEKRVLSEISRQEEQVSLRVSDIIRQLEIKKEDLSRKMGHIEELCNMTDPLTVLQGWESDSADYCDPEEGDNEADYCDTEEGDNEADYCDTEEGDNEDRERHDKKVRSVGDLDVILISVTLHSGLAGIVTGVKRQLHVPGNISLGIEFASDLLLDVNTASNDVTLSDDMKTVSWSGIDQRRPGTRQRFQTDQVLSSSSFSSGRHYWEVEGSESGWRGVGMAYPSIGRKEYKSWVGCNIKSWGLWRHNFNRYYVKHDLKEINLPHHQSSQRLGIYLDYEAGRLSFYELCDPIRHLHTFTATFTEPLHAIFGVHEDNTWLRIY, encoded by the coding sequence ATGGCGTCTGCTGATCTGAGAGACGAGCTGACCTGCTGTATCTGCCTGAATATTTATACTGATCCTGCAACCCTGACATGTGGACATAGCTACTGCCGGGTCTGCATCACAAGAACATGGGACAACCAGGAGGagagggaaaattcctgtcctgaATGCAGACGCAGGTTTAGGGTAAGACCTGAGCTTGAAAGAAACCTGAGAATGTGTAACATGGCAGAGAGTTTCCGatctactcacccagagcaggagGTGGTTGGTATcccctgtacttactgtattCACTCCTCTGTACCTGCTGCTAAAACATGTCTGCTGTGTGAAGCTTCTCTGTGTGAAACCCACCTGAGGGTCCACAGCCAGTCAGCAGAACATATCCTAACTGAACCCACAACTTCACTGGGGAACAGAAAATGCTCCGTCCACAAGAAGGTCCTGGAATATTACTGCTCTGTGGATgctgcctgtatctgtgtgtcctgcAGTCTGGCCGGAGATCATAGGGGGCACCAGGTGGAGACTCTCAATAAGGCCTCTGAGAAGAAGAAGGAGAAACTGAGAAATATTCTGCAGAAACTgatctcaaaaagagaggaggCTGAGAAAAGAGTCCAAAACCTACAGAAGCTCAGGAAAGAAGTGCCAGAAAAAGCAGCCGGGGTAACAGAGGAAGTCACTGCCCTGATTAGGGGTATCAGGGAACATCTGGAAGCTCTAGAGAAGCGAGTTCTGAGTGAGATCTCCAGGCAGGAAGAGCAGGTCTCACTCAGAGTCTCAGATATAATCCGGCAGCTGGAAATAAAGAAGGAGGATCTGTCCAGGAAGATGGGTCACATTGAGGAGCTGTGTAACATGACGGACCCATTAACCGTCTTACAAGGATGGGAATCAGACAGTGCTGACTATTGTGATCCTGAGGAGGGAGATAATGAGGCTGACTATTGTGATACTGAGGAGGGAGATAATGAGGCTGACTATTGTGATACTGAGGAGGGAGATAATGAGGACAGAGAAAGACATGATAAAAAGGTCCGTTCTGTAGGGGATCTGGATGTGATTCTGATCTCAGTGACCTTACACTCAGGATTAGCTGGGATTGTGACCGGAGTAAAGAGACAGCTCCATGTACCGGGTAATATATCACTGGGGATAGAATTCGCTTCAGACTTATTACTGGATGTAAACACGGCTAGTAATGATGTAACTCTATCAGATGATATGAAAACTGTATCCTGGTCAGGAATAGACCAGAGACGCCCAGGAACACGACAGAGATTTCAGACCGATCAGGTTTTAAGTTCCAGTAGTTTCTCCTCAGGGCGACATTACTGGGAAGTGGAGGGCAGTGAATCAGGGTGGAGGGGGGTAGGGATGGCCTATCCCAGTATAGGCAGGAAAGAATATAAGTCATGGGTTGGATGTAATATCAAGTCCTGGGGTTTGTGGAGGCATAATTTTAATCGGTATTATGTGAAACATGACCTTAAAGAGATCAATTTACCTCACCACCAGTCCAGCCAGAGATTAGGGATATACCTGGACTACGAGGCCGGGCGGCTGTCCTTTTATGAGCTGTGTGACCCCATCAGACACTTACACACCTTCACTGCCACCTTCACTGAGCCGCTTCATGCTATATTCGGGGTACATGAGGATAATACCTGGCTGAGAATTTATTGA